In a single window of the Arthrobacter sp. StoSoilA2 genome:
- a CDS encoding aminotransferase class V-fold PLP-dependent enzyme gives MSTATFNSTVLPSLAVEEAAHEAAAGRPLAAVTGAELQAPLIQGGHVRYANLDYGASAPALTIVSAYLNEILPYYASVHRGAGYASQISTSVYENSRDIVREFVGGRPDDSVIFTRNTTDSLNLLAGCLPQLDGKPTGEVLYLDIEHHANLLPWQGVPHRSVVAASTLTATLARLREELSQGGVSLLAVTGASNVTGEILPIAELASLAHEYGARIVVDAAQLAPHRRINIAAADVDYIVFSGHKLYAPFGAGVVVGRPDWLDAGTPHLAGGGAVREARLDSVSWASGPARHEGGSPNVLGAATLARATQVLAGLDQDAWHAHEAGIRSYLVQGLEAIDGVTVHRIFSDSEDTIGVVNFSVEGFDAGLVAAYLAAEHGVGLRDGRFCAHPLLKRLGLPSGSLRASFGVGSRLEDATRLLAGIEELKRTGLGWDYVVDEGRWVPANDHRSYPEWAPNTPGTAGAAPCTID, from the coding sequence ATGAGCACTGCTACGTTCAACTCCACCGTTCTGCCGTCCCTTGCGGTCGAAGAAGCAGCGCACGAAGCCGCTGCGGGCAGGCCCCTGGCCGCCGTCACAGGCGCGGAGCTGCAAGCTCCCCTGATCCAGGGTGGCCACGTCCGCTACGCCAACCTCGACTACGGAGCATCCGCTCCCGCGTTGACCATCGTTTCTGCATATCTCAACGAGATCCTCCCCTACTACGCCAGTGTCCACCGCGGCGCGGGCTACGCTTCCCAGATCAGCACCTCGGTCTACGAGAACTCCCGCGATATCGTCCGCGAATTCGTCGGCGGCCGTCCGGATGATTCCGTCATCTTCACCCGGAACACCACGGACTCGCTGAACCTGCTGGCGGGCTGCCTCCCGCAACTGGACGGAAAGCCAACCGGCGAGGTCCTTTACCTGGACATCGAACACCATGCCAATCTCCTTCCCTGGCAGGGCGTCCCTCATCGCAGTGTCGTAGCTGCTTCGACACTGACCGCTACGCTGGCCAGGCTCCGCGAGGAACTCAGCCAAGGCGGCGTATCTCTGCTGGCGGTCACCGGTGCCTCGAACGTGACCGGTGAAATCCTGCCGATCGCCGAACTCGCATCACTTGCACACGAATACGGTGCCAGGATTGTGGTGGACGCCGCGCAGCTTGCCCCCCACCGCCGCATCAACATCGCCGCCGCAGACGTCGACTACATCGTGTTCTCCGGCCATAAGCTCTACGCTCCGTTCGGCGCCGGCGTCGTTGTGGGCCGTCCCGACTGGCTCGACGCCGGTACTCCCCACCTTGCTGGCGGAGGCGCTGTTCGTGAGGCGCGCCTGGACTCGGTCAGCTGGGCCTCAGGTCCCGCCCGCCACGAGGGCGGCTCCCCCAATGTCCTGGGTGCGGCAACGTTGGCCCGCGCGACGCAGGTGCTCGCCGGCTTGGATCAGGATGCCTGGCATGCCCATGAAGCTGGAATCCGCTCCTACCTCGTACAGGGACTTGAAGCAATCGACGGCGTGACGGTCCACCGGATCTTCAGCGACTCCGAGGACACCATCGGCGTGGTCAATTTCTCGGTGGAAGGATTCGACGCCGGACTGGTCGCCGCCTACCTCGCCGCCGAACACGGTGTAGGACTTCGTGACGGCCGCTTCTGCGCCCATCCCCTCCTCAAGCGGCTGGGCCTCCCATCCGGCTCACTGCGAGCCAGCTTCGGCGTGGGCTCCCGCCTGGAGGATGCCACGCGGCTGCTGGCTGGTATCGAGGAACTCAAGCGCACGGGTCTCGGCTGGGACTATGTAGTGGACGAAGGCCGCTGGGTGCCGGCAAACGACCACCGCAGCTACCCGGAATGGGCGCCAAACACGCCGGGCACCGCAGGGGCTGCACCCTGCACTATTGACTGA
- the hisN gene encoding histidinol-phosphatase → MTQPVSSYNDDLRLAHVLADSVDAQTMDRFKALDLQVETKPDLTPVTDADKAAEEAIRGQLSRSRPRDAVLGEEFGSSGHGSRRWIIDPIDGTKNFVRGVPVWATLIALVDEGEPVVGVVSAPALGKRWWAAKDMGAYMGRSLASATRLRVSNVSRLADASMSYSSLSGWKQRGNLDEFLGLTEDIWRTRAYGDFWSYCLVAEGAVDIACEPELNLYDMAALVPIVTEAGGRFTSLEGEDGPFGGNALATNSILHSEVLKRLNPALDDLL, encoded by the coding sequence ATGACCCAACCCGTTTCCAGCTACAACGACGACCTGCGACTGGCCCACGTGCTGGCGGATTCCGTGGACGCCCAAACCATGGACCGCTTCAAGGCCTTGGATCTGCAGGTCGAGACCAAGCCTGACCTCACGCCCGTGACGGATGCCGACAAGGCTGCGGAAGAAGCCATCCGCGGCCAATTGTCGCGCTCGCGCCCCCGTGACGCCGTCCTCGGCGAGGAGTTCGGCAGCAGCGGCCACGGCTCCCGGCGTTGGATCATCGACCCCATCGACGGCACCAAGAACTTTGTTCGGGGCGTTCCCGTGTGGGCTACCCTGATCGCGCTCGTTGACGAAGGCGAGCCCGTCGTTGGAGTTGTCAGCGCCCCCGCGCTGGGCAAGCGTTGGTGGGCAGCAAAGGACATGGGCGCCTACATGGGCCGCTCCCTGGCATCAGCCACCCGGCTCAGGGTGTCCAACGTTTCGCGGTTGGCCGATGCTTCAATGTCATATTCCAGCCTCTCCGGTTGGAAGCAACGCGGCAATCTGGACGAGTTCCTGGGGTTGACGGAAGACATCTGGCGCACCCGCGCCTATGGCGACTTTTGGTCCTATTGCCTGGTAGCCGAGGGGGCTGTTGACATCGCCTGCGAGCCAGAGCTGAATCTTTACGACATGGCAGCACTGGTTCCCATCGTGACGGAAGCCGGCGGCCGCTTCACCTCATTGGAAGGCGAGGACGGCCCCTTCGGCGGCAACGCCCTGGCCACCAACTCCATCCTCCATTCGGAGGTCCTCAAGCGGCTAAACCCCGCATTGGATGACCTCCTCTGA
- a CDS encoding class I SAM-dependent methyltransferase, producing the protein MPSRSVSGGSVSGSAARPGGPKLHATRRHELGQSFQDGGEHYDRVRPGYPADSVVWLLPPGAKSAADIGAGTGKFTALLVERGLQVAAVDPSTDMLEQLRKSYPGVQALEGTAEATGLADSAFDVVSVAQAWHWCDPLKASTEIARILRPHGVLGLVWNQLDTSVPWVHRLSRIMHAGDVHKPGFRPVIGPEFTDLESHLTNWEDAVSPEDIMELTKSRSYYLRANEATRAKVMGNLAWYLYDHLGHAPGQRLGLPYVTTTWRARKIHGAPPL; encoded by the coding sequence GTGCCTTCCCGTAGCGTTTCCGGCGGAAGTGTTTCCGGCAGCGCTGCCAGGCCAGGTGGTCCCAAGCTGCATGCCACGCGCCGCCACGAACTGGGCCAGAGCTTCCAGGACGGCGGCGAACACTACGATCGCGTTCGGCCCGGCTACCCCGCAGACTCAGTGGTTTGGCTTCTTCCTCCTGGAGCGAAGTCCGCCGCGGATATTGGTGCAGGCACAGGAAAATTCACGGCACTGCTCGTGGAACGCGGCCTGCAGGTGGCCGCCGTCGATCCTTCCACAGACATGCTGGAGCAACTTCGAAAGTCCTATCCCGGCGTTCAGGCGTTGGAGGGTACGGCCGAGGCAACAGGGCTGGCGGACTCAGCATTCGACGTCGTCAGCGTTGCCCAGGCCTGGCACTGGTGTGACCCGCTCAAGGCCAGCACGGAGATCGCCCGCATCCTTCGCCCCCACGGAGTTCTTGGCCTGGTATGGAACCAACTGGACACCTCTGTGCCCTGGGTCCATCGGCTATCACGCATCATGCACGCCGGAGATGTGCACAAGCCCGGCTTCCGGCCAGTTATCGGACCGGAATTCACGGACTTGGAGAGCCATCTCACCAACTGGGAGGACGCCGTGTCTCCGGAGGACATCATGGAGCTCACGAAATCGCGCAGCTACTACCTCCGCGCCAATGAAGCCACCCGCGCAAAGGTCATGGGCAACCTGGCGTGGTACCTCTACGATCATCTCGGCCATGCCCCTGGCCAACGACTGGGATTGCCGTACGTGACGACTACCTGGCGGGCCCGCAAGATCCACGGCGCCCCGCCACTGTAG